A stretch of DNA from Natrinema halophilum:
TCGGTTCCCCACGGAGCCGCGTACGAAACGCCGATATAGACGGTGCCAACTGGATCCGCCTCGCTTCCGCCGGTCGGCCCGGCGACGCCAGTGGTCGAGACGCCCCAGGTTACGTCCGCGACGTCTCGGATTCCTGTTGCCATTTCTCGAGCCACTGGCTCCGAGACGGCACCGTGTTCGTCGAGTGATTCGCGACTGACGCCGAGGTGACGACGCTTGGCGTCGTATGCGTACGTCGCTAACCCGGCGTCGAAGTAGTCGCTCGCACCCGGGACGGCGGTGATCGCAGCCCCGACCAGGCCGCCGGTACAGGATTCAGCGACGGCAAGCGTCTCCTCGGCGTCCCGTAGGGCGTCGCCGACCTCCATCGGTAGGTCGCGGTCGAAGTCGAAATTCTGGTCCATATATCGGGTGAGGGCACGACGGGTTGTCAAATCGATGGGCGAAGGTGACGGCTGGTATAAGCGGTGTTGTGATAGCATATAGTACGTCGAAATGAAATAGAAATTATTTTCATCGTTGCAATGCGATAAGTTATTGTTGATGCTGATGTGTAATACCGAAACGTCGAGACGATCCGTCCTTTGCGGAATCGCCGGAAGCACCATCGCAGTCGGGGGGGTCGAGGGCGTGCGTTCGACTGACCGTCAAGCGCCGGCAGACCACGAGATATACATCGTGCTCGGAGGTGGAGCGGGGCTCCGGTCTCGTCTCGAGAGCGCGGGCTTCGAGGTCCTGCACGCACTGGCCGACGGATCGGTCTTCATCATCCAGGGTCCGGCGGGGAAGGAAGACGAACTCCGATCACTGGCGGCCGTGGCTGACGCCGTCACGAACGAGACGTTCGCTCTCGGAGAGATCGAACGAAACGAGCGAGACATCGAACGCGGGGACGAAGCACTGTCCGAAGAGCAGTGGGACAATCAGCTGATCCGGGCCGAAAGAGCCCACGAGCGGGCAACTGGAGCAGGAACGACGCTTGCGGTTATCGATTCTGGGGTAAGCTTTGCACATCCGGACCTGCGATCGCAAGTCGACACGGACCGGAGCCGACTCGTTCGGGACGCCCGGATCCGCTCGGGAACCGACTCGGTTACCGTCGCTTCGGGGCCGCAAAATCCGCTTAGCCGATTGAATCCGATCGAAACGACGACGCAGGCACTGGCGACCGACGTAGACGGACACGGGACTCACGTCGCCGGTATCGCCGCTGCATCTCGAGGGGATACCGGTGTCGTCGGCGTGGCACCCGATGCATCGGTCGTCTCGCTTCGGACGATGTTTTTCGACCCGGTGTTGGAAGATGGAGAGTCCACATACGGTCGCTTGATCGGATCGATCGCGGACATACTCATCGCGATCGACTACGCCGTCGAGATCGGCGTCGACGTGGTGAATGCGAGTTTGCGAACGATCCAACCCGGAGACAGCCGTGCATTCGCCGCGTTTCGGCGGGTGATTCAACACGCGATCGAAAATGGGACGCTGATCGTCGTTTCCGCCGGGAACGACTTTCTCGATCTCGATCGCGTGGCAAGGTATGTCCTGCCCGCCGACGTCTCCGGCGCAGTCGCCGTCGGTGCGACCGGCCGAACCGATACACGGGTTCTCTTCTCGAACTACGGTGACGCGATCGACGTCGCTGCACCCGGCAGCGGGATTCTTTCGACGGTCCCGAATCGTCTCTACTACGAATCGCTGTACAGGCGCAAGCCCGGGACGTCGATGGCGGCACCGCAAGTGGCCGGACTGGCGTGTCTGCTCCGGGAAATCGATCCAGATCTCCATCCCCGACGCGTCGAACAGGCGATCGAGATGGGCGCGATCGAACTCTCAGGCGAGTCCACATCGGGTCTCGGGGCCGGACGTATCGACGCACCGGCCGCCATCGAGCAGATCGCCGGTCAACCCTGACTGCTCGCTCACGCACCGATCCCGACTCGACGACCGATCCCCTCGAGAAACTTCCGATTCGGACCGGGAATCGGGAGGGGAAGAACGAAAGAGGAAACGACCCATATCGTCGCGCATGAACTACGAAACGCCCCACATCGTCGCGCATGAACTACGAAACGCCGCTGTTCTTCCAGGTGATGGAGTACGCGAACGCGGCGGGCCGCGACGTCATCGACATGGTCAGCGGAAACCCCGACTGGGAGCCTCCGGAGGCGCTTCGCGAGGGGTTCACCGAATATGCCGAACTCGAGCCCGACAGGCTCCAGTACCCGCCCAGCGGGGGCTTGCTCGAACTCCGCCAGGAAATCGCGGCGCGCCGCGGCGTCGCCACTGATCAGGTAGTCATCACGAACGGTGGCGGAGGGGCGAACTATCTCGCGATGGCGCGTGCCCTCGAGCGTGACAGCGGGAACGAGATTCTGTTGACGGAGCCCGTGTATCCGTACTATCCGGGAAAGACGACCATGCTCGGCGGAACGCAGGCGTTCGTCGAGACGGCCAGCAACGGCCAACTCGACCCGGTCGACGTGCGCAACGCCGCCAACTCGAACACGGCTGCGATCGTCGTTAACACGCCGAACAACCCGACAGGCGCCGTCTACCCCGAACGGACGATGCGAGAACTGGTCGCGATCGCCGAAGAGTACGATGCGATTCTGATCAGCGACGAGGTGTACGACCATTACGACCTCTCGGAGAAATTCACGAGCGCGCTCTCGATCGACTCCGCTCACCGGATCGTCACCAACGCGTTTTCGAAGTCGATGGCGATCACCGGCGTTCGAGTCGGGTACGCTATTCTGCCGCCGGATCTCGTCGAAGCAGCAAAAAGCCGGCACATGCTGGTCAACGTCGCGACTACTCGGCCCGGCCAGTACGCGGTCTTGAACACTCTCCGGGAGACGCCGCCCGAGTACTCCGAGCGCAATCGGGAACGGCTCCGCGAACGTGTCGTCTCGTTTACCGACGCGCTCGAGGCTGCGGGAGCGGCCTATACCAGAGCGAACGGGTCGTTCTACGTGATGGCTCGGTTCGACGGCTATCCGGGGACGCTCGAGAACGTGGCGCGATTGATCGACGAAGCAGGCGTCGCGGGGATGCCGGGTGAGGCATTCGGTGACTCGCGAACGGCCTGGGTGCGATTTGCGCTCGTCACCCCGCGGGTCAAGGAAGCCACAGAGCGGTTGGCGAACTACTTCGAGTGATCGATCGGAGTACCGTTCCCAGGCCACTCGATGATCGGTCGCTCGTTCGATCACATCTCTATCTGGCCACCATGGATGCACACTGGCTCGAGAGGTAGCGGGAGATGCTGCTCGATGCCGTCGTCGTTGCGTTCGGTCTGACGCAGGGGGCCTATTTCATCGTCAACTGCGGCCGCCTGTCCCGTTTGGTCCGCCGATCCGGGAATCAAATCGACGATAGCGCGCTCGCTCGCGCCGTCGACTAGACGGCATCCCAACACGAGACGACCAACGCAAATCGACGCCGTCCAGCTCGTCTCCGCGACGACAGCAACCGAGTCAAGCGCTCCGTATCGGTATCGAAACCGAGTGCGACTGCAGGGTGTCGTCTATCGGTACGTACGGACCCGGTGTCCGGATACCTTCAATTCGTGGATACGACAGAAGCGACACTGGGTCCGCGGCGTGTATCGGCGCCTCTCTGCACCGAGCACGCGGTGACTCGGGCGAGGGTGGAACGGAATGGGAATGGTCGTGTTGCATGCAGTTTCGATGACGAACGTCTTCGGAATCCCGATCGGGGCTCTCGTTTTGATTCTGACCGTCAGCGATACCACTGTCGTCTCGATTCCCTCGTTTCTGACGCCGGTCATCCTGTTCAACGTCGCCATCTGGGCGTATTACGGCTGGCGCTCGTCTCATGCCGCATGGGAAGGAGTCCCATTCAGTAGCGGCTGGGATCGCCTCAGATACTCCGTACTATGTAACCCGATCACGCAGGCCCTCTACGCGACGCTCTGGGTTGTACCGATCCGTCTGGCTGTCCTCGACGCAACCGGCGTCGTGGAACTGACTAACGACCCACCACAGGACCGGTACGTCTGATCCGGTCGACGGACGCTCCCGTTCGAATCGGGTGTCGAAACCCTGGAGGAACTCGCATCCGAACCTTCTCCGCGCGCCAGACGTGTCGGATCGGGACCGACGAATACTCGTGCCTGGACGGGCAACCGAAGCGCATGAGCGGTATCGAGGTCGAGCCGGTCGATGGGGACGACGAGACAGCGGCCGAGACGAACGACGGCGCAAAACGGATCGAGGTCACGCCGACCGACTCGGTCGAGGACGAGAGATCCGGACGAGAGATGATCGATGTCCAACCGTCCGAGGAGCCGATAGACGGCCCCGACTACGTACTCTATGGCGGAAAAGGCGGCGTCGGGAAGACGACGATGGCCGCAGCAACTGCGCTCGATAGTGCCCGCGGCGGTACCCGAACGCTCGTCGCTTCGACCGATCCGGCACACTCCCTATCGGATACCTTCGAAACGGCTGTTCCGGCACGACCCGATCGAATTCGCGAGGACATCCCGCTCTTCGCTGCCGAAATCGATCCCGATACAGCACTCGACGAGGGCCAGACCGCGTTCTTCGGCGGTGGGAACGCCGAGGCCGACGACGGTATGCTCGGCGGTGGCGCCGCGAACGGTCCCCTCGGCGGCCTCGGCGAACTGCTCGGCGACGAATCGCCAATGGACGCTCTCTTCGGCGGTGCGATGCCCGGTGCGGACGAAGCCGCTGCGATGCAACTCTTACTCGAGTACATGGACGACGATCGGTTCGATCGCGTGATCATCGATACGGCCCCGACGGGCCATACGCTCCGACTGTTGCAACTTCCAGAGATCATGGACACGATGATGGGACGGCTCGTCCAGTTTCGCCAGCGCATCGGCGGAATGATCGACGGCGTCAAGGGCATGTTTGGCGGAGACGAGGTCCCTGACGACGGGGAAGATCTCGAGGATCTGCAGGAACTACGGGAGCGCATCGAGCGGCTGCGGGCGGCGCTGCGCGATCCAGCGCGGACGGACTTTCGAATCGTCATGATCCCGGAGGAGATGAGCGTCATCGAGTCGAAGCGGCTCCGCCAGCAACTCGGGGAGTTTGAGATACCCGTCGGCACCGTGGTCGTCAACCGGGTGATGGAACCGCTGTCGAACGTCACCGACGACGTCGAAGGCGAATTCTTGCAGCCCAATCTCGACGACTGCGAGTTCTGTCAACGACGGTGGGACGTCCAGCAGTCGGCACTGGCCGAAGCTCAGGACCTCTTTCGCGGGACTGACGTGCGCCGCGTTCCCCTGTTCGCGGACGAAGTTCGAGGGGAACAGATGCTCGAGGTCGTCGCGGCCTGCCTGCGGTAGCCGTTCTGGCGGTAAAACGCCTCGACGTACTTCGCCTGTAGATTCGCGAACGCGGGCGGAGCGTGCGGGCCGACGTCCGACCTGGGGCGAGTGACGCGAGTAGCTGGGAGGGGGAGCGCTTTTTGATCGAATTTTGCGGAGAATGGGTCTTTGTCGCACCCACAGAGGAAAATTTCGCCTCTCAGTCGTCAGCGTGCATCGGCTGTCCGGCGAGGTCAGGACGGCTCACGTCTCGATCGGTCTCTTCGCCGTCTATGTCGTAGGGATATTCGCCAGTCACGCACCCGAGACAGAGATCGATGCGTTCCTGTTCGAGGACGTCGGCGACGGCGTCGGTCGAGAGGTACGCGAGACTGTCGGCGTCGATCGCGTCGCGAATTTCGGCGGTCGATTTGTCCGAGGCGATGAGTTCCTCGCGGGTGGCCATGTTGATTCCCATGTAGCAGGGGGCGACGATAGCCGGTGCTCCGATTCGAACGTGGACCTCTTTTGCCCCGCAGTCTTTGAGCAACTGGACGAGCTGGGTTGAGGTCGTCCCGCGAACGATGCTGTCGTCGATGACGGTGACCGTCTTGCCCTCGACAGTGGATTTGATCGGGTTGAGTTTCAGCCGCACCGCGCGTTCGCGCTCGTCTTGCGTCGGCATGATGAACGTCCGGCCGACGTACCGGTTTTTCATCAGGCCCTCGGCGAATTCGACACCGTCGTCGTCCGCGGCCCGGGGTTCGCCGTCTGCGGTCGTTTCGCTCGCTGCATCAGCATACCCCGAAGCGAAGGCGCGCCCGGAGTCGGGAACCGGCATCACGACGTCGGTCTCGACGCCGCTTTCCTCCCAGAGCTGTCGCCCGAGTTCTCGCCGGGCTTCGTAGACGAGCGTGCCGTCGATGACGCTGTCGGGTCGTGCGAAGTAGACGTGTTCGAAAAAGCAGTGAGCCGTGTGCTCCTGATCGACGAGCTGGTACGTGTCGAACCCCTGCCCGCCGTCCTGGAGGACGACCAGTTCGCCTGGCTGTACGTCTCGGACGAGGTCTCCATCTAGCGTGTCGATCGCTGCCGATTCGGAGGCCAGCATGTAGCCGTCGTCGAGTTTCCCGATACAGAGTGGTCGATTTCCCTGTGGGTCCCGTACACCGAGGATCGTATCGTCGTGGCTAATAGTCAGCGAATACGACCCGTGAATCCGACCCATGGTGCGTTTGACGGCCCGTACCAGATCCTCCTCGAGGAGGTTGCGCGCCAGGTCGTGAGCGATGACCTCGGTATCGCCGTCGCTCGTGAACGCGTGGCCCGCGGCAGCGAGTTCGTCGCGAATCTCGTCGGCGTTGACGAGGTTGCCATTGTGCGAGAGGCCGAGGGAGCCGCTCTTAAACGAGACGGAGAAGGGCTGGGCACAGGAGGAATCGACAGAACCGGCCGTCGGATATCGAACGTGACCGATCCCCGCCGAGCCGTTGAGCGTATCGAGGTCGTCCTCTCCGAAGGCATCTCCCACGAGACCCATTTCGACGTGGCTGTGTTGCTGGAAGCCGTCGTGCGTGACGATCCCCGCGGACTCCTGTCCACGGTGCTGGAGTGCATAGAGTGCATAGTACAGCGGACGTGCTGCGTCTCGACCGTCGAGTGAGACGCCGACGACGCCGCACTTTTCGGTCATTCCTGTTCGCCGGGGAGTCTCGCCCCGCCCATCAGTCATGAGAGTCAGTACGGCACCGAATCGATAAAAATCCCCGTGTTTGTGCTGCAACGGTCTCCATCGTTCCCTATTGTTATTCACGTTCTTGGATACCTATCGGGCGATGACGGTCGGCGGAAGGATTCGAGACGCGGTGACGGGCGGTGCGAATCGCCGGGAAGTCACTCGTGGACGGCCGGCGCCGACGAAGAGAGGCAGGTATTCGCGATCCGTCCACGACCGTGGACGGCTCGCGATACGGCCGTGAACAGCAACGCACGACGGGATCGATTTCGGCTCGGGACTCCCGTCCGTATAGATGGGGCCGTTGATGACATCGATACGACACGGCGATGACACAGCGTTCAAGACAGTCGCCTCGAGTGCAGGACGTATGCGACTCGAGGAGTACTGGGGGGTCGGTCCGAAAACGCGGGAGACACTGGTCGACGAATTGGGAAGAGAACAGGCGATCCAGGCCATCGAAAGCGGCGACGTGCGGGCGCTTTCCGACGCCGGCCTCGCCCGTGGCCGGGCGACGCGAATCCTGCGCCGAGCGACCGGCGGGGCTGGAATGGACATACTAGCGACGCGCGATGCCCGGTCGGCGTACAAAGAGTTGCTGGACCTTGCGGTCGGTCACGCGGTTACCCAACGTGCAGCCGACCGAATCCGAGTGCTCACGCCGCTTGCCAGCCGTGACGCGATGGAAAGCAGACTCGAGGACGTTCTTGCGGCACGGGACGCCTGGGCAGGGCTTCCGGACGAAGACCGATCGGCGGTCCTCGCTGCCTACGACCGCTACGACGAGCGTGACGGCAGCGAACACGCGGCCGTCGAGGCCGCGCTGGCGCTGCTCGAGGCGGGAGTCGATTCCGGACCGTTCGCCGCAATCGCCGACCTCGAGCCCGACCGTCTCGAGGAGTCCGCGGAGGCGCTGGCTGCAATCGACGGCGGGCGAGTCCGCGACGGTGTAGACGAGGAACTCGACCGCTTACGTGACGCGCTGGGTGCGATCGAGGATATGGACGCGAACGCCCTCGCGTTGATCGACGACCTCCGTTCGGAGGGCGTTCGCGACGTCGAGGGATTCCGCCAATCGTTCGAGGACCATCTCCTGAACGAGACGGACGTAACGATCGACCGGGTTCGAGAAGCGATGCCGACGGACGCGTCGGATGCGACGGACTTCGTCGGCGCGACGCTCCGAACACTTCGAAACGACCTCACCGCGGCGGTCGACGAGCGCGAGGAAGCCGTCGCGAGCGACCTGCAGGACACGCTCGAACAAGCCCGTGACGGTATCGATCAGGCCGTCGAAGCTGTCGACGACATCGCGTTGCACCTCTCTCTTGCGCGTTTCGCACTCGAGTACGAGTGTACTCGTCCGTCCTTCGTGACCGGTACCGATGCCGCGGTTTCGGTCGTCAATGCCCGCAATCTCACACTCGCCGCCCGCGATGACGCTTCAGGAACGCGAAGCGCGGACGACCGCGAAGGTGAGTCCGTCCAGCCCGTTACCTACGCGCTCGGCGATCACGACGTGACGGCCGTTCCCGACGAGGTAAACGAAGTCCCCGGCGAGGAACGCGTCGCCGTCCTGACGGGCGCGAACAGCGGCGGGAAAACCACGTTGCTCGAGACGATGTGTCAGGTCGTTCTGCTGGCAACGATGGGGTTGCCGGTTCCGGCAGATCGCGCGGAAGTGACGCCGGTCGACTCGCTGGTCTTTCACCGCCGGCACGCGAGTTTCAACGCCGGTGTCCTCGAGTCGACGCTTCGCTCCATCGTTCCGCCGCTATCGACGGATGGGCGGACGCTGATGCTGGTCGACGAGTTCGAGGCGATCACAGAACCGGGCAGCGCCGCCGACCTGTTACACGGCCTCGTCACGCTTTCCGTCGATCGCGAGGCCCTCGGCGTGTTCGTCACCCACCTCGCCGACGACTTGGAACCGCTGCCGTCCGAGGCGCGGGTCGACGGCATATTCGCGGAAGGGCTGAATCCTGATCTCGAGTTGCTCGTCGACTACCAGCCCCGCTTCGGGACAGTAGGTCGTTCGACCCCCGAATTTATCGTCTCGCGACTGGTGGCGAACGCGAGCGACCGGACCGAGCGGGTCGGATTCGAGACGCTTGCCGAGGCCGTCGGTAACGATGTCGTTCAGCGGACGCTCGCTGACGCCCGTTGGGCCACCGGCGAGTGATCTGCTGGTCCGCGTTCGGCGCGTTATTTTCCCTCCTCACTCTCCTCCTCACTCTCCTCCTGTCTCTCCGAATCGTCCTCGACGCACATATCAGTCGCCAGTGGAGACGCCGTTCCGGCACGGCTTTGCGGTTCGGTCGAGTCGCCGTACGTGTAGACGACCCCATCTTTCTCCTCGCAGATCCGAGCCTCGAGATACGCCCGTGCGGCCCGCCGCGAAAGGACACCCATCTCGATGGCGTCTGCAAGTGCGGTCTTGGTCGCGCGAAACCAGACTCTGAGAGCACGGTCTTCAGCGGGTTCGGTCTCGACGATCACACCCCGACCGCTATCCCGTCCGAGACCCCACTCGAGCCAGCAAACTCGAAATGCGTCGGTCGCGTAGTCGGCCGTCGGTGTGACGAGGTAAAGCGCCTCGTGAATCCGAGGGTCGAGATAGTCCGTCAGGATTCGATCGCACGTGATCGAGTTCGTCAGCACGTCGCTGTCGATCGCACCCTCGGCGAGGGGAGTGCTGGCGGTTATTTCGGCAGCGAACGATAGCTCCTCACCACCCCAGTGACTGTACCGCAGGTCGTAGAGCCGATCCGGCCGCTGGTAGGCGACCAGCGCCCTATGCCCCATGGTCCACCCGGCAGAACCGACGCAACTCGACCGGAGCGACTGCATCGACGTTCGATGGGGGTACGGTAGTACGGATCACGGAGAGTCTGGCCGCCCATCCGTACTTGAATCTGCGGACGTGCCGGAACTGGATCTGCGATCCCAGCCGACGTTCACGTCCGTCGTTTACGAGTGTCCCTCGCATCGCACGGGGCTCCCCCGGCGCACGGGACGCCTTACTCGCAGGAGGCGGCGATCAACTCCCGTCGGATCGGCTCGCCGACCGGGCCGTCGGCATCGACCGGCTGGTCAGCGCGATAGATCGTTATCGATTCGACGTCGGCCGGAGCACGACCGCAGAAGTAGACGGCCGCCGGCTCGAGGTGGGCCGCTCCTGCGCCCTGTGTTTTCGTTCCGTACCGTTTCCAGAGTGTCGTCGGATACCGATCCATCGCGTCGGGCGGCCGGTCGAAATCCGCCGCTTCGCCGTCCACGAGATCCATCGAGGCCCCGGATTCGCGTTCGGCTTCGATCACGTACCAGCTGTACGAATCCGGCGGGTTCGGCGCGAAGAATGCCCAGCTCGCCCCATCCAGGTCGCTATCAGCCACTGCCGCAGGTGCGTCGACGAGGCCAGCCGCTACCACCTGCCAGCATCCCGAAATGAGAACGAAACCCACGAGAAACGCCACTCCGACGAGGCGAGCCCCGCGGCGTATGCGCGGCGGGACTGCGATTTCGGACGACGATGATTCGGATTTGTCGCCGGATCGTCTCTCTGTCGCGAGGGACTCGAGCCGACGACCGCGGTCGAACCTCGAAACCAGGTGAGCGAGACGATCCCACACTCGCGGGGGAAAGAACAACAGCAGGACGGCAACCATGACGAACGGAAAGGCGCCGAGACGCATCGTCGCAGCCATTCCGAGGTGCGCGACCACGAAGGCCGAGACGGTCACGGATCGAATCCAGCCGGACGAAAGGACGAGTAACACCGACGTGGAAAGGGTCACGATCCAGAGCCAGTTGATTGCTGTTAGAACCGCGGTATGCTCTGCGAGAACGGGCCCTAACAGATAAATGAAGTCCTCGAGCTGGAAAATGCGCGGGACTGCGACGCCGCTCATCCACGCATCGCTCCGGAACTTGAGAATCGCGTTGATCGCGTAGATACTCACGACGTGGACGAGGACCGTTGCAGTCGCTATCGAAGTGATGCGGCGGTTCTCGACGGAACGCGTGCCGACGCACCGGCCGTCGAGGCGACGACGGAGCGACCACCGCGCCTCGAGCGGCAGAAATGCTGCGATGATGAGCAGCGAGATGAGGATCGTATCGCCGCCGTTTACCAGAAACGGATTGCGCGCGTGCAACGACGCGAGAAGAAGGGCCGTACCGACGGCTGCGAGACGGGATCGGTAGCCGGCCAGGACGCACGTCGCGAGGAGACAGGTACCTGCGAGCAGGAACGCCTCTATCCAGAAAGACCCCGACTGCGCGTGGAGGGACCACCTCGCGAGGGCGGGATAGAGTTCCCCCAGAGCAGACCGCGGAAGGATTCCCCCGTCGGTATAGAACGTACCCAACCCCGGGGCCCGGAGAACGAGCAGATCGAAAAGAACGACGAGCCCGAG
This window harbors:
- a CDS encoding CinA family protein is translated as MDQNFDFDRDLPMEVGDALRDAEETLAVAESCTGGLVGAAITAVPGASDYFDAGLATYAYDAKRRHLGVSRESLDEHGAVSEPVAREMATGIRDVADVTWGVSTTGVAGPTGGSEADPVGTVYIGVSYAAPWGTEESYSSVSRYEFDGDRAAVRAKTVDRALEDLLAELEMR
- a CDS encoding S8 family peptidase produces the protein MLMCNTETSRRSVLCGIAGSTIAVGGVEGVRSTDRQAPADHEIYIVLGGGAGLRSRLESAGFEVLHALADGSVFIIQGPAGKEDELRSLAAVADAVTNETFALGEIERNERDIERGDEALSEEQWDNQLIRAERAHERATGAGTTLAVIDSGVSFAHPDLRSQVDTDRSRLVRDARIRSGTDSVTVASGPQNPLSRLNPIETTTQALATDVDGHGTHVAGIAAASRGDTGVVGVAPDASVVSLRTMFFDPVLEDGESTYGRLIGSIADILIAIDYAVEIGVDVVNASLRTIQPGDSRAFAAFRRVIQHAIENGTLIVVSAGNDFLDLDRVARYVLPADVSGAVAVGATGRTDTRVLFSNYGDAIDVAAPGSGILSTVPNRLYYESLYRRKPGTSMAAPQVAGLACLLREIDPDLHPRRVEQAIEMGAIELSGESTSGLGAGRIDAPAAIEQIAGQP
- a CDS encoding pyridoxal phosphate-dependent aminotransferase → MNYETPLFFQVMEYANAAGRDVIDMVSGNPDWEPPEALREGFTEYAELEPDRLQYPPSGGLLELRQEIAARRGVATDQVVITNGGGGANYLAMARALERDSGNEILLTEPVYPYYPGKTTMLGGTQAFVETASNGQLDPVDVRNAANSNTAAIVVNTPNNPTGAVYPERTMRELVAIAEEYDAILISDEVYDHYDLSEKFTSALSIDSAHRIVTNAFSKSMAITGVRVGYAILPPDLVEAAKSRHMLVNVATTRPGQYAVLNTLRETPPEYSERNRERLRERVVSFTDALEAAGAAYTRANGSFYVMARFDGYPGTLENVARLIDEAGVAGMPGEAFGDSRTAWVRFALVTPRVKEATERLANYFE
- a CDS encoding ArsA family ATPase, which gives rise to MSGIEVEPVDGDDETAAETNDGAKRIEVTPTDSVEDERSGREMIDVQPSEEPIDGPDYVLYGGKGGVGKTTMAAATALDSARGGTRTLVASTDPAHSLSDTFETAVPARPDRIREDIPLFAAEIDPDTALDEGQTAFFGGGNAEADDGMLGGGAANGPLGGLGELLGDESPMDALFGGAMPGADEAAAMQLLLEYMDDDRFDRVIIDTAPTGHTLRLLQLPEIMDTMMGRLVQFRQRIGGMIDGVKGMFGGDEVPDDGEDLEDLQELRERIERLRAALRDPARTDFRIVMIPEEMSVIESKRLRQQLGEFEIPVGTVVVNRVMEPLSNVTDDVEGEFLQPNLDDCEFCQRRWDVQQSALAEAQDLFRGTDVRRVPLFADEVRGEQMLEVVAACLR
- the purF gene encoding amidophosphoribosyltransferase, which translates into the protein MTEKCGVVGVSLDGRDAARPLYYALYALQHRGQESAGIVTHDGFQQHSHVEMGLVGDAFGEDDLDTLNGSAGIGHVRYPTAGSVDSSCAQPFSVSFKSGSLGLSHNGNLVNADEIRDELAAAGHAFTSDGDTEVIAHDLARNLLEEDLVRAVKRTMGRIHGSYSLTISHDDTILGVRDPQGNRPLCIGKLDDGYMLASESAAIDTLDGDLVRDVQPGELVVLQDGGQGFDTYQLVDQEHTAHCFFEHVYFARPDSVIDGTLVYEARRELGRQLWEESGVETDVVMPVPDSGRAFASGYADAASETTADGEPRAADDDGVEFAEGLMKNRYVGRTFIMPTQDERERAVRLKLNPIKSTVEGKTVTVIDDSIVRGTTSTQLVQLLKDCGAKEVHVRIGAPAIVAPCYMGINMATREELIASDKSTAEIRDAIDADSLAYLSTDAVADVLEQERIDLCLGCVTGEYPYDIDGEETDRDVSRPDLAGQPMHADD
- a CDS encoding MutS-related protein, which codes for MRLEEYWGVGPKTRETLVDELGREQAIQAIESGDVRALSDAGLARGRATRILRRATGGAGMDILATRDARSAYKELLDLAVGHAVTQRAADRIRVLTPLASRDAMESRLEDVLAARDAWAGLPDEDRSAVLAAYDRYDERDGSEHAAVEAALALLEAGVDSGPFAAIADLEPDRLEESAEALAAIDGGRVRDGVDEELDRLRDALGAIEDMDANALALIDDLRSEGVRDVEGFRQSFEDHLLNETDVTIDRVREAMPTDASDATDFVGATLRTLRNDLTAAVDEREEAVASDLQDTLEQARDGIDQAVEAVDDIALHLSLARFALEYECTRPSFVTGTDAAVSVVNARNLTLAARDDASGTRSADDREGESVQPVTYALGDHDVTAVPDEVNEVPGEERVAVLTGANSGGKTTLLETMCQVVLLATMGLPVPADRAEVTPVDSLVFHRRHASFNAGVLESTLRSIVPPLSTDGRTLMLVDEFEAITEPGSAADLLHGLVTLSVDREALGVFVTHLADDLEPLPSEARVDGIFAEGLNPDLELLVDYQPRFGTVGRSTPEFIVSRLVANASDRTERVGFETLAEAVGNDVVQRTLADARWATGE
- a CDS encoding DUF6735 family protein, which gives rise to MGHRALVAYQRPDRLYDLRYSHWGGEELSFAAEITASTPLAEGAIDSDVLTNSITCDRILTDYLDPRIHEALYLVTPTADYATDAFRVCWLEWGLGRDSGRGVIVETEPAEDRALRVWFRATKTALADAIEMGVLSRRAARAYLEARICEEKDGVVYTYGDSTEPQSRAGTASPLATDMCVEDDSERQEESEEESEEGK
- a CDS encoding HTTM domain-containing protein — its product is MTVARSEPTSTTSGNGTRPSSVRAVVRSRLGIDPRALGAFRIGLGLVVLFDLLVLRAPGLGTFYTDGGILPRSALGELYPALARWSLHAQSGSFWIEAFLLAGTCLLATCVLAGYRSRLAAVGTALLLASLHARNPFLVNGGDTILISLLIIAAFLPLEARWSLRRRLDGRCVGTRSVENRRITSIATATVLVHVVSIYAINAILKFRSDAWMSGVAVPRIFQLEDFIYLLGPVLAEHTAVLTAINWLWIVTLSTSVLLVLSSGWIRSVTVSAFVVAHLGMAATMRLGAFPFVMVAVLLLFFPPRVWDRLAHLVSRFDRGRRLESLATERRSGDKSESSSSEIAVPPRIRRGARLVGVAFLVGFVLISGCWQVVAAGLVDAPAAVADSDLDGASWAFFAPNPPDSYSWYVIEAERESGASMDLVDGEAADFDRPPDAMDRYPTTLWKRYGTKTQGAGAAHLEPAAVYFCGRAPADVESITIYRADQPVDADGPVGEPIRRELIAASCE